The Triticum aestivum cultivar Chinese Spring chromosome 3A, IWGSC CS RefSeq v2.1, whole genome shotgun sequence genome includes a region encoding these proteins:
- the LOC123063474 gene encoding cysteine-rich receptor-like protein kinase 6 yields the protein MADQEAEFGALERIMGDESAEPTRLPYSLIKSITGDFSREIGRGGFGVVYLGDLPSGKVAVKKLSISQDFSDQLFQDEVHCLMRVKHNNIVRFLGYCSDTQGELMEHDGKKVMAEVRQRLLVFDYAPNGSLQLYLTEETIEWTRRYQMIKGICHGLQYLHKERINHLDLKPENVLLDAYMEPKITDFGLSRWFHEGQSRIFTKSTPGTRGYIAPEIIDKGEISFKSDIFSFGIVFIKLLTGSDNYDFENWHKSIDVKSPQMECCIEIARKCVDTDQHKRPSIDEIIHKLNEMGSAEESRDDPGSSIQQVSGASTMKEFPPSMPCVDNQEGEKVKRELNKMDPTPQGPAGLKMPPALLQPVIIKPMPPPFEVMQPSAQRMGDPYDHRDTSDDLYDDSDDDPECFCVDDPRRVSQQWRRHNRGLVDKARPANAGGGDQDRRTNLVKGEISPISRNQPSQGKMGNITSVPTIANHRPMAGNGMLPEQVMMRYPNTMDVRPWSVPFPLQGGHGGEGSALSGREVLQVAAVAQNSIALQQQQHMALMRQQQHHQHQQHMAFYLLLFLFLLLLTIIVIVIVILTFKKRG from the exons ATGGCGGATCAAGAAGCTGAATTTGGAGCGCTGGAGCGCATAATGGGTGATGAAAGTGCAGAGCCGACCAGGCTACCATATTCACTCATAAAGTCCATTACCGGCGATTTCTCCCGAGAAATTGGTCGTGGTGGGTTTGGAGTTGTTTACCTG GGAGACCTTCCAAGTGGCAAGGTTGCTGTCAAGAAGCTTTCCATATCGCAAGATTTTTCGGATCAGTTATTTCAGGATGAGGTCCACTGTCTAATGAGGGTAAAGCACAACAATATAGTGAGATTCCTCGGCTATTGTTCAGATACACAAGGGGAACTGATGGAACACGACGGAAAAAAAGTTATGGCAGAGGTACGGCAAAGGTTGCTCGTCTTTGACTACGCTCCTAACGGAAGCCTTCAGCTTTATCTTACAG AGGAAACAATTGAATGGACAAGGCGATATCAAATGATCAAGGGAATCTGCCATGGTTTGCAATATCTACACAAAGAACGCATTAATCATCTGGACCTCAAACCTGAAAATGTTCTGCTGGATGCTTACATGGAACCCAAAATTACCGACTTTGGCTTGTCAAGATGGTTTCATGAAGGACAGTCCAGAATTTTCACAAAAAGCACTCCTGGCACAAG GGGATATATTGCACCAGAAATCATAGACAAGGGTGAAATATCATTCAAGTCAGACATATTCAGtttcggcattgtattcataaagCTGTTAACAGGGAGTGACAACTACGATTTTGAAAAT TGGCATAAATCAATAGACGTGAAGAGCCCTCAAATGGAGTGCTGCATTGAGATAGCTCGAAAATGTGTGGACACTGATCAACACAAAAGACCTTCAATAGACGAGATAATTCATAAGCTGAATGAGATGGGCAGTGCTGAAGAATCAAGAGATGACCCAGGGTCTTCAATACAGCAG GTAAGTGGCGCATCCACCATGAAGGAGTTTCCTCCATCAATGCCTTGTGTGGACAACCAAGAAGGTGAAAAGGTCAAAAGGGAACTCAATAAGATGGATCCTACGCCACAGGGGCCTGCGGGCCTCAAGATGCCGCCAGCTCTTCTACAGCCAGTTATTATTAAACCAATGCCGCCACCGTTTGAGGTCATGCAACCATCGGCACAACGAATGGGGGATCCATACGACCACAGGGACACATCCGATGATTTGTATGATGACTCCGATGACGACCCCGAATGTTTCTGCGTGGATGACCCTAGGAGAGTTTCCCAGCAATGGAGGCGTCATAACCGCGGCCTCGTCGACAAGGCCAGGCCAGCAAATGCTGGAGGCGGCGATCAAGACAGGAGGACTAACTTAGTCAAGGGAGAAATATCTCCAATCAGCAGGAACCAGCCGAGTCAGGGGAAGATGGGCAACATAACCAGCGTCCCAACCATCGCCAACCATAGGCCAATGGCTGGAAATGGAATGCTTCCTGAGCAGGTCATGATGAGGTATCCTAACACAATGGACGTTAGGCCGTGGTCGGTGCCATTCCCCCTACAGGGTGGTCATGGAGGTGAGGGCAGCGCGCTGTCCGGACGGGAGGTGCTGCAGGTTGCTGCGGTGGCACAAAACTCCATTgcgctgcagcagcagcagcacatggCGTTGATGCGtcagcagcagcaccaccagcaCCAGCAGCACATGGCTTTCTATCTACTGTTGTTTCTGTTCTTGCTTCTGCTTACTATTATCGTCATTGTTATCGTCATTCTTACTTTCAAGAAACGGGGGTAG